The proteins below are encoded in one region of Apium graveolens cultivar Ventura chromosome 4, ASM990537v1, whole genome shotgun sequence:
- the LOC141716810 gene encoding casparian strip membrane protein 1, with the protein MKAGALEFGGSTSTPRTGVNRGVSILDFVLRLVGIIATLASAITMGTTNETLPFATRFIRFRAEFDDLPTLTFFVVANSVVCGYLFLSLALSILHIVRSSARRSRIILVLFDTVMLGLLTAGASAAAAIVYLAHKGNSRTNWIAICRQYNSFCERISGSLIGSFVGIPVFVLLIILSAVALSRRASHH; encoded by the exons ATGAAGGCTGGCGCTCTTGAGTTTGGAGGTTCTACTTCTACTCCAAGAACTGGAGTGAACAGAGGGGTGTCAATACTGGATTTCGTGCTACGACTTGTTGGAATCATTGCTACACTAGCAAGTGCAATTACCATGGGAACAACGAATGAGACACTCCCCTTTGCCACACGGTTCATTCGGTTTAGGGCCGAGTTTGATGATCTTCCAACACTCAC GTTTTTCGTTGTAGCAAATTCTGTTGTATGTGGCTATCTTTTTCTTTCACTTGCACTGTCTATCCTTCACATTGTAAGAAGCTCTGCACGACGCAGCAGGATAATTTTGGTGCTCTTTGATACG GTTATGCTAGGCCTTTTGACGGCTGGAGCTTCTGCTGCAGCAGCTATCGTTTATTTAGCACACAAGGGAAATTCTAGAACAAATTGGATTGCCATCTGCAGACAATATAACTCCTTTTGTGAGCGCATATCTGGGTCACTGATTGGATCATTTGTGGGGATTCCGGTGTTTGTATTGTTGATAATATTGTCTGCTGTGGCTCTTTCACGACGTGCTTCTCATCATTAA